The genomic window CCTCGGGGACGATGGCGATCATGCCTACGCCCATGTTCAGCGTCTTCTCCAGCTCCAGGCGTTCGACCTGGCCCGTCCTGCCGACGAGGTCGAAGATCGGCGCCGGGGTCCAGGTGGAGCGGTCGACCGTGGCGTGGAGGGTGTCGGGGATGACGCGGGCCAGGTTGGCGGCGAGGCCGCCGCCGGTGACGTGGCTGAAGGCGTGGACCTCGGTGGTGCGGGTGAGGGCCAGGCAGTCCAGGGAGTAGATCTTGGTGGGCTCCAGGAGCTCCGCGCCGAGGGTGCGGCCGAGTTCGGCGATCTCGGCGTCCAGGGAGAGACCCGCCTGGTTCAGCAGGACGTGGCGGACGAGCGAGTACCCGTTCGAGTGAAGGCCGGAGGCCGCCATGGCGATCACCGAGTCACCCGTACGGATACGATCCGGGCCGAGCAGCCGCTCCGCCTCGACCACGCCCGTGCCGGCGCCGGCGACGTCGAAGTCGTCCGGGCCGAGGAGGCCGGGGTGCTCGGCGGTCTCGCCGCCGACGAGGGCGCAGCCGGCGAGGACACAGCCCTCGGCGATGCCCTTGACGATGGCGGCGACCCGCTCGGGGTGGACCTTGCCGACACAGATGTAGTCGGTCATGAA from Streptomyces sp. DSM 40750 includes these protein-coding regions:
- the purM gene encoding phosphoribosylformylglycinamidine cyclo-ligase; this encodes MSETTGASYAAAGVDIEAGDRAVELMKEWVKKTQRPEVLGGLGGFAGLFDASALKRYERPLLASATDGVGTKVDIARQLGVYDTIGHDLVAMVMDDIVVCGAEPLFMTDYICVGKVHPERVAAIVKGIAEGCVLAGCALVGGETAEHPGLLGPDDFDVAGAGTGVVEAERLLGPDRIRTGDSVIAMAASGLHSNGYSLVRHVLLNQAGLSLDAEIAELGRTLGAELLEPTKIYSLDCLALTRTTEVHAFSHVTGGGLAANLARVIPDTLHATVDRSTWTPAPIFDLVGRTGQVERLELEKTLNMGVGMIAIVPEESADVALTTLADRGVEAWVAGEITDRDNHATGAELVGDYARS